The DNA segment TTGTAGAAAATAAGAGACAATGAAGAAGGAAACAGTATGATTATAGGATTCACATTAATTTTCTGATCATAGAATCATGGATTGACTCTCTGCACAGTAAAACGTCCTCCCCACTGACGCTTCACACACTAATACTGAAGGCTTATGCAAAGAGTGCCAAACTCCTCTGCGCCTATGGCTCCATTCACCCATATTCCTTAGGCATTCTCACACTTAGGAGTTATTGAGACATTTCCTTTCAAATATATCGTTCATACTCTCTATATATCCGCTTTAGGCCTTTTTTTCCTCTTACCTCACAGCACTTCTGAATCAAGCTATCTCAGTGAATCCATTGTCATCCGTTCATTCTACACTGCCACATTTAAAACTCCCTTGCACTCTTATATTAATTCTTCTTATTCGACATTTGTTATTATACACCTAATGTTCATTGTAGAGGGattatgattaatatcaaaatTGGGGAAAAATCGTTCTATAAGAAGCGGAACTTTCGATCTGAATTGTTTTGGGAATGGTGTAGAGCAAGTGATAAATGGAGTTATAGAGGAAGACTATAATAGAAAACATTGGTGTTCATTTGGGAAAGGAGAATTTTAAGTGAGTGTAAgggagagtaaggttatgaggatAAACGAGACCCAATGAGATGGAACTCTGATTAAAAATATAAGTGGAACACGTATAGGAGTTCATGATGTATAAagttaaagatttgcattaaaaaatggtaaatgcctgataacatttatttcaggatttttaccgttttaaaaacgaatatattgacgtaaaggagtgatattacagtcgctaacccgtaaaagatgatatcaAAATATGGCAAAATTACGGTAGcttgtatttcactaaaatacagcTGAGATCAGtaaattttttacggagaatttccgattaaaattaagttttttatctAACAGTGTAGGTAAATGTAAGATTGAAGGAATTTTTGCTAAGGGAGAAGACATGGATTGCATGATTATTGAAATGAAGAAGGTACCTTCATCGCTGAAAGTACCAGAAAAGAAAAGTGCCGATAGAAGTAAAAGTTCAGATGTATAACAAATGTATTATCTAGTCAAAGTTGAAGTTAAAAGGAGGAAATTATATGCATAATACAAGCGGAGTAAGGAAGGTAGAAGAGAAAGACAGGGAGATATGATAATATGATAAAAAAGTTAATATACTGTAATATCAAATAGTTTGATCATGTAAAGCGTATAATGGCAAAATGCATTTGGAGGCATTGAAGTTCTTGGAGTAAGTCGAAGAAAAAATCAATGATGATATTAGGAAGAGTGAGAGTGAACCTTGTCACTTTTCTTCTGCTGTGACTTAATCAAAAGTAAacagaacaataaaaatatattattgttttaagtttagaaatatctgaaatattttccacacattttcaggttcattttaaaacgtttttttttttatatatatatttgagtacctATAGGTATATCTTATTTTGAGTTGTGAGATTAAACCTTGATCgccttgaaataaatctgaatcatttcatttgttgttttaaatatgaaaaagggttagagaaaaaagtataaaaattgtcgtatttaatcattatttttataatttataaaacatttacGTATTATCCATATCGTCGACCACCAGAGAGTCCACCTCCGAAGGAACCACCATGtcctcctccaaatcctcctccatgTCCACCACCAAAAGAGCCACCTCCGAAGGATCCTCCTTTACcgcctccaaatcctcctccgtgTCCACCACCAAAAGAGCCACCTCCGAAGGATCCTCCTTTacctcctccaaatcctcctccttGTCCACCACCAAAAGATCCACCTCCAATACCACCACTTCCGTAGGATCGGCCACCGAAAGATCCTCCACCAAAGCTGCCTCCATGACCGCCTCCGAAAGATCCACCTCCGAAGGATCCACCTTTACCGCCTCCAAATCCACcacctccaaatcctcctccgtgTCCACCACCGAAAGATCCACCTCCAAAGCCACCGCTTCCATATGATCGGCCACCAAAGGATCCACCGCCAATGCCACCTCCATGACCGCCTCCGAAAGATCCACCTCCAAAGCCACCTTTTCCACCCCCAAATCCACCACCACCGAATCCACCTCCTCCGAATCCACCTCCTCCAAATCCGCCTTTACTACCACCTGCATGGCACAGGGCCACGACTGTGGCTAAGGCGGTTATCAGCAGaagtttctgaaaagaaaaaaataatcaaatatttttttgtatttaaagaatTATGTAAATTCATTTGAGTCAGGAATCTACGAAAACCTTCGCATATTCTTGCCATGACCATAATGAACACTGCAATAGTTTTCATCTTTGTAATCATATTTCAAGGCTTTCTACTTATCTGATGATATGAAGTTTCTGTCGAGAGTGCCCTGagttaatattataaagaaaatccattaaaatattcattttatgctTCCAATTGTTTAAGCTCAAGAAACACTAGAACATTCCTTTTCTattcatcttatttttatttttaggtaaATTTGTCATTTGCCTTCACATCAGTGAACATCCTTTTACAACTTGCTAAAAGATGTTTCAACTTATTGTCAGTGAAAAAAATAAAAGCCTATTTACATTAAAGCAATTCTAGGTAACAACTTATGAATATGAAAGATCATGAACTATGAAAGCATTTATGTTACCCAAATGAGTGATGGGAAACAGTAACTCTTACCATTATCTAGAAGAGATCTTCGTTTGGAGAAGGAATCAGTGGAACTGTGCCTTCAGCTGCCTCTGCCTGCGCTTTTATACTGCGTGAAAATCATCTTCATTTAGGCTTTACGTAGTGAGGTCATGCAAAGGAAGTGCCAGCGGTTGACCTCGAATAAAACCCTGGTTCGATGACGTTTATGTCTTCATCAAACTTTAGAGGTTAGAAAAATTAACATAAGACAGTATTTCAATTTTCTAAATACACATAATGATTATGTCTATTTAATTGTAGCATGTACTTTGTTTGTTATTGAAATAACaggatatatgtatagatatatatatacatacatacatatatatacatataaacatatatatacatatatatatatatatatatatatatatatatatatatatatatatatatatatatatatatacacacacatatatattgtatatatatatatatatgtatacacacatatatattgtatatatataaata comes from the Palaemon carinicauda isolate YSFRI2023 chromosome 16, ASM3689809v2, whole genome shotgun sequence genome and includes:
- the LOC137654997 gene encoding uncharacterized protein isoform X2, translating into MKLLLITALATVVALCHAGGSKGGFGGGGFGGGGFGGGGFGGGKGGFGGGSFGGGHGGGIGGGSFGGRSYGSGGFGGGSFGGGHGGGFGGGGFGGGKGGSFGGGSFGGGHGGSFGGGSFGGRSYGSGGIGGGSFGGGQGGGFGGGKGGSFGGGSFGGGHGGGFGGGKGGSFGGGSFGGGHGGGFGGGHGGSFGGGLSGGRRYG
- the LOC137654997 gene encoding acanthoscurrin-1-like isoform X3, translated to MKLLLITALATVVALCHAGGSKGGFGGGGFGGGGFGGGGFGGGKGGFGGGSFGGGHGGGGFGGGKGGSFGGGSFGGGHGGSFGGGSFGGRSYGSGGIGGGSFGGGQGGGFGGGKGGSFGGGSFGGGHGGGFGGGKGGSFGGGSFGGGHGGGFGGGHGGGFGGGHGGSFGGGLSGGRRYG
- the LOC137654997 gene encoding uncharacterized protein isoform X1, translating into MKLLLITALATVVALCHAGGSKGGFGGGGFGGGGFGGGGFGGGKGGFGGGSFGGGHGGGIGGGSFGGRSYGSGGFGGGSFGGGHGGGFGGGGFGGGKGGSFGGGSFGGGHGGSFGGGSFGGRSYGSGGIGGGSFGGGQGGGFGGGKGGSFGGGSFGGGHGGGFGGGKGGSFGGGSFGGGHGGGFGGGHGGGFGGGHGGSFGGGLSGGRRYG